AAGCCAGACGTGTGTCTATGTCTACTGGATTCAAACATCAGAGGACCTTCGGTCCTGTGGCCGAACACTTGGAAAACAGTCTGCTCGATCCGTGATCGTGGTGCCTCCGGCCCTGACTGATGGTGCAATCCAGCTTTTTGAGAACCATCCGGGGATGACACTGATTTGGGAAGATCGGTTGCAACTCCTGATTCCCGTGATTCGCCGACTCGTTGTTACGTTGCGCCAGGTGCCGTCTCTGCCAACCCCTGAGTACCTTCGACCAATCAGTCCTCCGCTTCCAAACCTGCAGGAATCCAGACTGAAAGCCCTGACCAGTGTGATTCCAGATACCTGGTTTCGGATCAGTCGCGAAGGGAAATATCTTGATTTTGGAACGCCGTCGCCGGAACTCCTGGCGCTGTCGCCCGAAACACTGATTGGGTCCACGATTGATGACCTTCCCATTTCACCCGAACTCAAACAAAGATTCAAAACGGTGGTTGATCAGGCATTTCAAACCCGACACCTCCAAACCCTTGAATATGAAATGGATGTTCCAGCCGGTCGAAGGTATTTTGAACTCCGCGCCCTGGCAAGTAGCGATACGGAAGCAATTTTAATCGTCCGGGATCAGACCGATGCCCGGCATTCCGCCGAGACAATCCGAATCAGCGAAGAGCGACTTCGTTTTGCCCTGGAGGGCGCCCAGATTGGTACCTGGCACTGGGACATCGTGACCAATGAGATGGAGTGGTCAGACCGGTATTATGCCATTTTTGGTCTCTCCCACGATTTAAAACCCAGCCTGGAACTCTGGGAAGGTATGTTACATCCAGATGATCACGACTGGGTGATTCAGGCGCTTGGAACAATGCTTGACCATGAGAATGAAAGCAGTGCCGAATATCGAATTCTCCGGCCAGATGGTTCAGTTCGCTGGGTGAATGTGGTTGGTCGTCTCGGTCGTCAGCCCGATGGATCCCCATTACAAATGGAAGGAATCATCTTTGACATTACTGATCGTCAATTAGCCCAGGAGAAAATCCGCCAGAGCGAAGAATGGTTTCGAACCCTGGTTCAGCATTCCTCTGACATTGTGGCTGTGATTCAACCCGATGGCACACGGCGGTTTGTCAGTTCCGGTGCCCGGCGTGTGCTTGGGTATGCCCCCGAAGAGTTAATTGGTAAAAATGCCTTTCAAGGAGTTCATCCAGAAGACATGGCTCGGGTTGAACAATCATTTCGAACTGTTTTGACCGAACCTTCGCAGACAGTTCAAATTGAATTCCGGTTCCAGCACCTCACTGGCCACTGGGTTGACCTGGAATTGATCGGTGAAAATTATCTGGAAATTGGTGGTGTTGAAGGCGTTGTGGTCAACATTCGCGATATTACCGCCCGCAAAAAAGCCCAGGCGTTACTTCGCCGGAGTGAAGAAAAATTCGCTCAGATTTTCCACGACAGCCCAATGGCCATTTGTATTATTTCGCTTCAAACGGCTGAAATCCTGGATGTCAATCAGGCGTTTTTGGATATTTCCGATTATGCCCGCCAGGATCTGCTCCATCAAACGCCGGCTGATGTCGGACTCTGGCGGTCAATGCGAGGGGTGGAACGGTTGCGGGAAAAACTGGTTGCTTCAGGTGGGTTGTTATCCTTTACGGCTGAATTGCGCCGCCGGACAGGCGAAATTCGGATTGTGGAAGGCCGCTCAACCCTGATGGAATTTCCCGAGGAACTCTGTGCTTTGACCATTTTTGTGGATACCACGGAGCGGTTTCGGATGGAGCAGGCGCTACGGGTCAATCAGGAACGCCTGACCGAGACCGGTCGCCTGGCCCGCGTCGGTGGCTGGGAAGTCAATCTCGGGGCTGAACGGGTGTATTGGACGGAAGAAGTCTTTCTCATTCACGATATGCAGCCTGGGCTTCAACCAACCAGGGAAGAAGCCTTTGGATTTTATCCGCCAGATGCCCAGTCAGTGTTACATGTGGCTGTGGAGCGGACGATTCAGACGGGAATTCCCTGGGAACTTGAACTCCCCTTGATTACCGCCACCGGGCGGCAGATTTGGGTTCATTCGTTGGGGCATGTTGAATATCGTGAGGGACAACCATACCGGCTTCACGGAGCCGTTCAGGATGTAACCGAGCGTCACCTGCGCGAGGAACGGATGCGGTTGCTCGAATCAGCCATCGAGCACGCCAATGATGCCGTTTTTATTACCGAAGCGGAACCGATTGACCCACCGGGCCCGCCAATTGTGTATGTCAATCAGGCATTTGTGGATGTCACCGGATTTGAATCATCAGAAGTGATTGGTCTGACCCCGAGCATTTTAAAAAGTCCACGCACCAGGCTTGAAGATCTGGAACGCTCGCTTGAAGCACTCCATCGGCGTGAACCGATTACATTTGAAAACATCACCTCTCGCAAGGATGGGTCTGAATTTTGGGGGGAAATCTCAATTTTCCCGGTCATTGATGTCACTGGCAAACATACCCACTGGGTTGCCATCTTGCGCGATATTACTGAGCGGCATGTGATCGAAGACCGTCTCCGGCAGTCCCAACGGATGGAGACGTTGGGGCAATTTTCCAGCGGCGTGGCCCATAACTTCAACAATTTGTTGACGGTCATTCGTGGGTATGCCGATATGCTGGCCAGACTTTTTAAGACCGAGCCTTCAACCCTGGAGATGGCGCTCGAAATTCGACGGGCTGCCGACCGGGGTGCCGAACTGGTGCGGGAACTGATGGCCTTTGGCCGCCGCACCGAAGCCAATCGGGCTATTATTGATGTGAACGAAGTGGTCCTGGAAACCACCAGCCTGATGCAGCGACTGATTGGGCCGCACATCCAGGTTGACCTTGATCTGGACGAATCCTGTCCCCATATTTGTGCCGATGCCAGCCAACTGACCCAGGTGTTGCTCAACC
Above is a genomic segment from Acidobacteriota bacterium containing:
- a CDS encoding PAS domain S-box protein encodes the protein MFVSSPPIQEATSVSICLICNSNIIPANVLTQLLTIGEVTKHSFESLQVGSQTCVYVYWIQTSEDLRSCGRTLGKQSARSVIVVPPALTDGAIQLFENHPGMTLIWEDRLQLLIPVIRRLVVTLRQVPSLPTPEYLRPISPPLPNLQESRLKALTSVIPDTWFRISREGKYLDFGTPSPELLALSPETLIGSTIDDLPISPELKQRFKTVVDQAFQTRHLQTLEYEMDVPAGRRYFELRALASSDTEAILIVRDQTDARHSAETIRISEERLRFALEGAQIGTWHWDIVTNEMEWSDRYYAIFGLSHDLKPSLELWEGMLHPDDHDWVIQALGTMLDHENESSAEYRILRPDGSVRWVNVVGRLGRQPDGSPLQMEGIIFDITDRQLAQEKIRQSEEWFRTLVQHSSDIVAVIQPDGTRRFVSSGARRVLGYAPEELIGKNAFQGVHPEDMARVEQSFRTVLTEPSQTVQIEFRFQHLTGHWVDLELIGENYLEIGGVEGVVVNIRDITARKKAQALLRRSEEKFAQIFHDSPMAICIISLQTAEILDVNQAFLDISDYARQDLLHQTPADVGLWRSMRGVERLREKLVASGGLLSFTAELRRRTGEIRIVEGRSTLMEFPEELCALTIFVDTTERFRMEQALRVNQERLTETGRLARVGGWEVNLGAERVYWTEEVFLIHDMQPGLQPTREEAFGFYPPDAQSVLHVAVERTIQTGIPWELELPLITATGRQIWVHSLGHVEYREGQPYRLHGAVQDVTERHLREERMRLLESAIEHANDAVFITEAEPIDPPGPPIVYVNQAFVDVTGFESSEVIGLTPSILKSPRTRLEDLERSLEALHRREPITFENITSRKDGSEFWGEISIFPVIDVTGKHTHWVAILRDITERHVIEDRLRQSQRMETLGQFSSGVAHNFNNLLTVIRGYADMLARLFKTEPSTLEMALEIRRAADRGAELVRELMAFGRRTEANRAIIDVNEVVLETTSLMQRLIGPHIQVDLDLDESCPHICADASQLTQVLLNLAANARDAMPTGGTLAIQTRLVSVDEQALSELIDRPGKMVVSTNPITTGKKVKVTVRDIGTGIPPEVLKRIFEPFFTTKDIGKGTGLGLATVYGFVNGSGGFIEVSSRPEYGTTFHIYLPSADQETLIGIDYDPLLPNFEVGTQTVLVVDDEPAVRKMVKELLHQNGFHLLEAGSGEEALALERSYKGTIDLILSDLLMPKMNGYELVARFLTRRPTARALLMTGDGSRITAENEHTLLPLLAKPFTEDQLLAAVRRSLTGKHIRMT